In the genome of Christensenella timonensis, one region contains:
- a CDS encoding aldehyde dehydrogenase family protein produces MEYSDIQLREMIKEAVERALKGAAASPACGCAGSGFGSAWMFDDANQAVAAAKASQKQLAGMTLEKRGLLIAAMRQAALKNAEYLAKLANEETGYGRYEHKILKNRLAAEKTPGIEDLRPVAYTGDNGMTLIEGAPFGVIGSITPSTNPTSTVINNSISMVAAGNAVVFNPHPSAKHASQETMRILNEAIVGAGGPPALIATVNEPSLESGKTIMEHKDIPILSITGGEAVVGVAMKTGKKVIAAGPGNPPVIVDDTADIQHAAQAIVDGASFDNNVLCVAEKEVFAMNGIFDALVSAMMPLGCYKAQGDDIRKIIDTVLVNKDGRYVINRKYVGSNATRILTDSGISYSGQPRLIIAEVDKNHPFVVVEMLMPVLGMVRVSNIDEAIEEAFIAERGCQHSALIHSTNVHNMSKAASVLNTTIFVKNAPSYAGLGFGGEGYATLTIATPTGEGLTSAKSFTRSRRCVLQGDFRIV; encoded by the coding sequence ATGGAATATTCGGATATTCAGTTGAGGGAAATGATTAAGGAAGCGGTGGAACGCGCCTTGAAAGGCGCGGCAGCCAGTCCTGCATGTGGATGTGCGGGTAGCGGCTTTGGTTCGGCGTGGATGTTTGACGATGCAAACCAGGCGGTTGCCGCCGCGAAGGCTTCGCAGAAACAGCTCGCGGGCATGACGCTGGAAAAGCGGGGATTATTGATTGCGGCAATGCGCCAGGCAGCTCTGAAAAATGCGGAGTATCTTGCGAAATTGGCGAACGAAGAGACCGGTTATGGAAGATATGAACATAAGATCCTCAAAAACAGGCTGGCCGCAGAAAAGACACCCGGAATCGAAGACTTAAGGCCGGTTGCTTATACGGGGGACAATGGAATGACGCTGATCGAAGGCGCGCCGTTTGGAGTGATCGGCTCAATCACACCCTCGACGAACCCGACTTCTACGGTTATCAACAATTCGATCAGTATGGTCGCTGCGGGAAATGCAGTCGTATTTAACCCGCATCCGTCGGCAAAGCACGCTTCACAGGAAACGATGCGTATTTTGAACGAGGCAATCGTCGGTGCGGGCGGCCCTCCGGCGCTGATCGCGACCGTGAACGAACCGTCGCTCGAATCGGGTAAGACCATCATGGAGCATAAGGATATTCCGATCCTTTCGATCACAGGGGGGGAGGCTGTTGTCGGCGTCGCAATGAAGACTGGCAAAAAAGTTATTGCGGCGGGGCCGGGAAATCCGCCGGTTATCGTTGACGATACGGCGGACATCCAGCATGCCGCACAGGCGATCGTAGATGGGGCAAGCTTTGATAACAATGTACTGTGCGTCGCGGAAAAGGAAGTATTTGCGATGAACGGCATTTTTGACGCACTGGTTTCCGCTATGATGCCGCTTGGCTGCTACAAGGCGCAGGGGGACGATATCCGGAAAATCATCGATACGGTATTGGTCAACAAAGACGGTCGTTATGTGATCAATAGAAAATATGTGGGAAGCAATGCGACGCGCATCCTTACGGACAGCGGGATCAGTTACAGCGGACAGCCGCGCCTGATCATTGCGGAGGTGGACAAAAACCATCCTTTCGTGGTTGTGGAAATGCTGATGCCTGTCCTTGGCATGGTACGTGTGTCAAATATTGACGAAGCGATCGAGGAAGCGTTTATCGCGGAACGCGGCTGCCAGCATTCGGCGCTGATCCACTCGACAAATGTGCATAATATGTCGAAGGCGGCGTCCGTACTGAACACCACGATTTTTGTAAAGAACGCGCCCTCCTATGCAGGACTGGGTTTTGGCGGCGAGGGATATGCTACACTGACGATCGCCACGCCGACAGGGGAAGGGCTGACCAGCGCAAAATCGTTTACGCGTTCCAGGCGGTGTGTGCTCCAGGGAGACTTCAGGATCGTATAA
- a CDS encoding SLBB domain-containing protein translates to MDIVEKVRDAGIVGAGGAGFPTHVKINCKAEYVIANGAECEPLLRVDQQVMAVYAQDLVDGMRAVMEQTGAQQGVICLKSHYHEAVNALSAVLRGDDKISLHQMKSYYPAGDEQQMVYEVTGRVVPTGGLPLDVGTVVCNVSTLVNIAHAMYGEPVTDKFVTVGGEVENPATFCVPIGTPVSAIIAAAGGPADKSEYILILGGPCMGALSEDWETPVTKTTGGVLVFKKDHPLIAKKGNNSKEDIKLAQAVCCQCSMCTQLCPRNALGLRVEPHKAMRAAANAQGSLLGDINGVFSCCDCGICTYFACNFGLKPSKMMGMFKQSLGAAGVKPKKEVYGRVDPGLDLKKVPVSRMISRMGVKQYDVPAPLASGVTRAGSVKIPLKMHIGAPSVPVVGQGSAVSKGQLVADIPEGALGAKIHASISGTVTDITDTYIEIRLNGGVR, encoded by the coding sequence ATGGATATCGTTGAAAAAGTACGTGATGCCGGGATCGTCGGCGCGGGTGGCGCTGGGTTCCCGACGCATGTCAAAATCAATTGCAAAGCGGAATATGTGATCGCCAACGGTGCAGAGTGCGAGCCGTTGCTGCGGGTGGATCAGCAGGTCATGGCGGTGTATGCGCAGGATCTGGTTGACGGGATGCGCGCGGTCATGGAGCAGACGGGGGCGCAACAGGGCGTTATCTGTTTGAAATCCCATTACCATGAGGCGGTGAACGCTTTGAGCGCTGTGCTGCGGGGGGATGATAAGATCAGCCTGCACCAGATGAAAAGTTATTATCCTGCCGGGGACGAACAGCAAATGGTTTACGAGGTTACAGGGCGCGTTGTGCCTACGGGCGGGCTGCCGCTCGATGTTGGGACTGTGGTATGCAATGTGAGTACGCTTGTCAATATCGCCCATGCGATGTATGGTGAACCCGTAACGGATAAATTCGTCACGGTGGGCGGCGAGGTGGAAAACCCAGCGACGTTCTGTGTGCCCATCGGGACGCCGGTCAGCGCGATCATCGCGGCTGCGGGCGGCCCGGCAGATAAAAGCGAATATATTTTGATTTTAGGCGGCCCTTGTATGGGCGCGTTGTCGGAGGACTGGGAAACGCCGGTTACAAAGACCACGGGCGGCGTGCTGGTGTTCAAAAAAGACCATCCGCTGATCGCCAAAAAAGGGAATAACAGCAAGGAAGATATCAAGCTGGCACAGGCGGTTTGCTGCCAATGTTCGATGTGTACACAGTTATGCCCGCGCAACGCATTGGGACTGCGTGTAGAACCGCATAAGGCGATGCGGGCGGCGGCAAACGCACAAGGATCGCTCTTAGGGGATATCAACGGCGTTTTCTCTTGCTGTGATTGCGGTATTTGTACTTATTTTGCATGTAACTTTGGTCTGAAGCCGTCCAAAATGATGGGGATGTTCAAGCAATCCCTGGGTGCTGCGGGCGTCAAGCCCAAAAAGGAAGTATACGGACGGGTGGATCCCGGACTCGATTTAAAAAAAGTTCCTGTTTCGCGCATGATCAGCAGGATGGGCGTCAAGCAATACGACGTGCCTGCGCCGCTCGCAAGCGGTGTGACACGGGCAGGAAGCGTTAAAATCCCGTTGAAGATGCATATCGGCGCTCCGTCTGTTCCCGTGGTTGGACAGGGCAGCGCAGTGAGCAAGGGACAATTGGTCGCCGACATCCCGGAAGGGGCGCTGGGGGCGAAGATCCACGCAAGTATCAGTGGTACGGTAACGGATATTACGGATACTTATATTGAAATCCGCTTAAACGGAGGAGTAAGATGA